One part of the Phaenicophaeus curvirostris isolate KB17595 chromosome 2, BPBGC_Pcur_1.0, whole genome shotgun sequence genome encodes these proteins:
- the RSAD2 gene encoding S-adenosylmethionine-dependent nucleotide dehydratase RSAD2, giving the protein MPLGTLVHLPVALARAVLALLRGRLGALCWSLAPFSLSLPGWRRVSAPSAPARPRCQQEEDNASPTPTSVNYHFTRQCNYKCGFCFHTAKTSFVLPLEEAKRGLAMLKEAGMEKINFSGGEPFLQDRGEFVGKLVQFCKQELKLPSVSIVSNGSLIRERWFKKYGTYLDILAISCDSFNEDVNVLIGRGQGKKNHVENLHKLRQWCHDYAVAFKINSVINRFNVDEDMNEQIRALNPVRWKVFQCLLIEGENTGEDALREAEKFVISDEEFEQFLNRHKDVSCLVPESNQKMRDSYLILDEYMRFLNCTNGRKEPSKSILDVGVEAAIKFSGFDEEMFLKRGGKYVWSKADMKLDW; this is encoded by the exons ATGCCCTTGGGCACGCTGGTCCACCTGCCAGTGGCGCTGGCGCGGGCGGTGCTGGCGCTGCTGCGCGGGCGGCTGGGCGCGCTGTGCTGGAGCCTGGCACCcttctccctgtccctgcccggcTGGCGGCGGGTGTCAGCCCCCAGCGCCCCGGCGCGGCCTCGCTgccagcaggaggaggacaATGCGTCCCCAACGCCCACCAGCGTCAATTACCACTTCACCCGGCAGTGCAACTACAAGTGCGGCTTCTGCTTCCACACGGCCAAGACCTCCTTCGTGCTGCCCCTGGAGGAGGCCAAGAGGGGGCTGGCGATGCTCAAGGAGGCAG gaatggagaaaataaacttCTCAGGAGGAGAACCGTTTCTTCAGGACAGAGGCGAATTTGTCGGCAAACTGGTCCAGTTTTGCAAGCAGGAGTTGAAGCTCCCAAGTGTCAGCATCGTTAGTAACGGCAGCCTGATCAGAGAACGGTGGTTCAAGAAGTACG GCACATATTTAGACATTCTGGCAATTTCGTGCGATAGTTTCAATGAGGATGTCAATGTTTTAATTGGCCGTGGACAAGGAAAGAAGAACCATGTGGAAAATCTGCATAAACTGAGACAGTGGTGCCACGACTATGCTgttgctttcaaaataaattcgGTGATCAACAGGTTTAATGTTGACGAAGATATGAATGAGCAGATCAGGGCACTCAACCCTGTGCGCTGGAAG GTATTCCAGTGCTTGCTCATCGAAGGGGAGAACACCGGGGAGGATGCCCTGAGAGAAGCGGAGAAATTTGTTATTAGTGACGAAGAGTTTGAACAGTTTCTGAATCGCCACAAAGATGTCTCCTGTTTGGTACCAGAATCCAATCAGAAG ATGAGGGATTCATACCTCATTCTGGATGAATAC ATGCGTTTCCTGAACTGTACAAATGGACGGAAAGAGCCTTCCAAGTCCATTCTTGATGTCGGTGTGGAAGCAGCTATAAAATTCAGTGGATTTGATGAGGAGATGTTCCTAAAAAGAGGAGGGAAGTATGTGTGGAGTAAAGCAGACATGAAACTGGACTGGTAA
- the CMPK2 gene encoding UMP-CMP kinase 2, mitochondrial codes for MLRPRPPGSPLPRAAPAVRRRLRQCAAWIPEARAVLDLLEKCPEHQKKGDFPVIVFEGLDATGKTTVSGSVKDTLNAVLLRSPPACISQWRAIFDDQPAPIKRAFYAAGNYILASEIARASTQAPVIIDRYWHSTAAYTIATEINGEVQDLPPAHDEVYQWPEDLLKPDLVLLLTVDPEERVQRLQRRGLEKTKEEAELEANSLFRQRVEESYRRMVNPACQEVDATSSPEEILKTVLQLIKQHCAL; via the exons ATGCTCCGTCCCCGACCCCCGGGGTCGCCGCTGCCCCGCGCTGCCCCCGCCGTGCGGCGGCGCCTGCGGCAG TGTGCAGCGTGGATCCCAGAGGCCAGAGCAGTACTTGACCTGCTGGAGAAATGTCCAGAGCACCAGAAGAAGGGAGATTTTCCTGTCATAGTGTTTGAGGGGCTGGATGCCACAG GCAAAACCACTGTGTCTGGGTCTGTTAAGGACACCCTGAATGCTGTTCTGCTGAGGTCTCCACCAGCTTGCATCAGCCAGTGGAGGGCAATATTTGATGATCAGCCTGCACCCATTAAAAGAGCATTTTATGCTGCAGGCAACTACATTCTTGCTTCCGAAATAGCAAGAGCATCCACTCAGGCACCTGTGATCATAGACAG GTActggcacagcacagctgcCTACACAATtgccactgaaataaatgggGAAGTGCAGGATCTTCCGCCAGCTCACGATGAGGTGTACCAGTGGCCTGAGGATCTGCTTAAACCTGATCTTGTTCTTCTCCTGACTGTTGACCCCgaggagcgagtccagagactTCAGCGTCGGGGCCTGGAGAAAACTAAGGAGGAAGCTGAGCTGGAAGCTAACAGCTTGTTTCGCCAAAG GGTTGAAGAGTCATACAGAAGGATGGTGAATCCTGCGTGCCAAGAAGTTGATGCCACCTCCTCCCCAGAAGAGATTCTGAAGACAGTGCTGCAGCTAATTAAACAGCACTGTGCTTTGTGA